From Myotis daubentonii chromosome 15, mMyoDau2.1, whole genome shotgun sequence, one genomic window encodes:
- the MAP4K1 gene encoding mitogen-activated protein kinase kinase kinase kinase 1, translating to MDLVDPDIFNRDPRDHYDLLQRLGGGTYGEVFKARDKVTGDLVALKMVKMEPDDDVSTLQKEILILKTCRHANIVAYHGSYLWLQKLWICMEFCGAGSLQDIYQVTGSLSELQISYVCREVLQGLAYLHSQKKIHRDIKGANILINDSGEVRLADFGISAQIGATLARRLSFIGTPYWMAPEVAAVALKGGYNELCDIWSLGITAIELAELQPPLFDVHPLRVLFLMTKSGYQPPRLKEKGKWSAAFHNFVKVSLTKNAKKRPSATKMLSHQLVSQPGLNRGLILDLLDKLRNPGKGTPVGETEDEEPEPPPAIPRRIKSTHRSSSLGIPDADCCRRHMEFRKLRAMESRPAADTALLQPPEDFRSSSPRRHLSESDDDYDDVDIPIPSEDTPPPLPPKPKFRSPSDEGSGGPGEEGQLSPGVLVRCASGPPPRTPHVGPPPATRSPHLTAHSEPSLWNPTPQQSDQPPLLPPKKEKMKRKGCALLVKLFNGCPLRIHSTAAWTHPSTKDQHLILGAEEGIFILNRSDQEATLEMLFPSRTTWVYSINNVLMSLSGKTPHLYSHSILGLLERKETRAGSPISHISPHRLLARKNMVSTKIQDTKGCQACCVAEGSSSGGPFLCGALETSVVLLQWYQPMNKFLLIRQVLFPLPTPLPVFALLTGPGSELPAVCIGVSPGRPPKSVLFHTVRFGALSCWLGEMSTKHKGPVQVTQVEEDKVMVLMDGSLKLVTPEGAPVRGLRTPEIPMTEAVEAVAMVGGRLQAFWKHGVQVWALGSDQLLQELRDPTLTFRLLGSPRPVVVETRPADDPTAPSNLYIQE from the exons ATGGACCTCGTGGACCCCGACATATTTAATAGGGACCCTCGAGACCACTACGACCTGCTGCAGCGGCTGGGTGGTGGCACCTATGGAGAAGTCTTCAAG GCTCGAGACAAGGTGACGGGGGACCTGGTGGCATTGAAGATGGTGAAGATGGAGCCTG ATGATGATGTTTCCACACTGCAGAAGGAAATCCTCATCTTGAAAACTTGCCGGCACGCCAACATTGTGGCCTACCACGGGAGTTATCTCTG GCTGCAAAAGCTCTGGATCTGCATGGAGTTCTGTGGGGCTGGTTCTCTTCAGGACATCTACCAAG TGACAGGCTCCCTGTCAGAGCTCCAGATCAGCTACGTCTGCCGAGAAGTTCTCCAG GGACTGGCCTATCTGCACTCACAGAAGAAGATACACCGGGACATTAAG GGAGCCAACATCCTCATCAATGACTCTGGGGAGGTCAGACTGG ctgaCTTTGGTATCTCAGCTCAGATCGGGGCAACGCTGGCTCGACGCCTCTCTTTCATTGGGACACCTTACTG GATGGCTCCAGAAGTGGCTGCCGTTGCCCTGAAGGGGGGATACAATGAGCTGTGTGACATCTGGTCTCTGGGCATCACAGCCATAGAACTAGCAGAGCTACAGCCACCGCTCTTTGATGTGCACCCTCTCAG AGTTCTCTTCCTCATGACCAAGAGTGGCTATCAGCCTCCCCGGCTAAAGGAAAAAGGCAAATG GTCTGCTGCCTTCCACAACTTTGTTAAAGTCTCCCTCACCAAGAACGCCAAGAAACGACCCAGCGCCACCAAGATGCTCAGT catcAACTGGTatcccagccagggctaaatagaGGCCTGATCCTGGATCTTCTTGACAAACTGAGGAACCCAGGGAAGGGGACTCCTGTTGGTGAGACTGAAGATGAGGAGCCTGAG CCACCCCCTGCCATCCCTCGGCGGATCAAATCCACCCACCGATCCAGCTCGCTGGGGATTCCAGATGCAGATTGTTGTC GACGGCACATGGAATTCAGGAAGCTCAGAGCAATGGAGTCCAGACCTGCAGCTGACACT GCTCTCTTACAGCCCCCTGAAGACTTCAGGAGCAGCAGTCCTAG GAGGCACCTGTCGGAGTCTGATGATGACTACGATGACGTGGACAT CCCTATCCCTTCAGAGGACACACCTCCTCCACTGCCCCCCAAG CCCAAGTTCCGTTCTCCATCGGATGAGGGTTCCGGGggacctggggaggaggggcagctgaGCCCGGGGGTGCTGGTCCGGTGTGCCAGTGGGCCTCCCCCACGCACCCCCCATGTTGGACCTCCCCCAGCCACCAGGAGTCCCCATCTAACTGCCCATTCAG AGCCCTCACTCTGGAACCCAACCCCTCAGCAGTCTGACCAGCCCCCACTGTTGCCCCCCAAGAAGGAAAAGATGAAGAGAAAG ggatgtgcccttctTGTAAAGTTGTTCAATGGCTGCCCCCTCCGGATCCACAGCACAGCCGCCTGGACACACCCCTCCACCAAGG ATCAGCACCTGATCCTAGGGGCAGAGGAAGGCATTTTCATCTTGAACCGGAGTGATCAGGAGGCCACGCTGGAGATG CTCTTTCCTAGCCGGACGACCTGGGTGTACTCCATCAACAATGTCCTCATGTCTCTCTCAG GAAAGACCCCCCACCTGTATTCTCATAGCATCCTGGGCCTGCTGGAAAGGAAAGAGACCAGAGCAGGAAGCCCCATCTCTCACATTAGTCCTCACCGGCTACTCGCAAG GAAAAACATGGTCTCCACCAAGATCCAGGACACCAAAGGCTGCCAAGCGTGCTGTGTGG CGGAGGGCTCCAGCTCCGGGGGCCCCTTCCTGTGTGGGGCATTGGAGACCTCTGTGGTCCTGCTTCAGTGGTACCAGCCCATGAACAAGTTCCTGCTGATCCGG CAGGTGCTGTTCCCGCTGCCCACGCCCTTGCCCGTGTTCGCGCTGCTGACGGGGCCGGGCTCCGAGCTGCCCGCCGTGTGCATCGGCGTGAGCCCGGGGCGGCCGCCGAAGTCCGTGCTCTTCCACACCGTGCGCTTCGGCGCGCTGTCCTGCTGGCTGGGCGAGATGAGCACCA AGCACAAGGGACCAGTCCAGGTGACCCAGGTGGAGGAAGACAAAGTTATGGTGTTGATGGACG GGTCCCTGAAGCTGGTGACTCCAGAGGGAGCCCCAGTCAGGGGGCTTCGAACCCCGGAGATCCCCATGACGGAAGCTGTGGAGGCTGTGG CGATGGTCGGAGGGCGGCTCCAGGCCTTCTGGAAGCACGGAGTGCAGgtgtgggctctgggctctgaccAG CTGCTTCAGgagctgagagaccccaccctcACCTTCCGTCTGCTTGGCTCCCCCAG